One window from the genome of Grus americana isolate bGruAme1 chromosome 2, bGruAme1.mat, whole genome shotgun sequence encodes:
- the ANLN gene encoding anillin isoform X1 yields MDPFTEKLLERTRARRENLQKKMAERPKMGVRPTLQTKRVREPLLETGNQAPFPGEEVKPGTKPSPSKRLCPNNMENQASSLENIQPVSSSSTSHRSPEMTSELHVTASNRASLVQPLEKGKTNTESETPAALSVKTRMQKLAEQRRCWDSEDPSECVPLSPLQSKDLSVSPPKQTSNALASNTPIGRRGRLANLAATIGSWEDDLSHPSAKQNNAQEQPGTTCLSKLSTTSGASARINSSSVKQEAASCSQRLVEASINKPANSKIADPNNLTESSRVTVPCSKESEVRQLLSENHCSPQKTEKPTQTAKSTLPQPVQSKEEPVKGTHVQLEPKGKPTPPGGSGIKPFLERFGERCQERSARSPATNTPGCRTPIVTPNTRTIQERLLKQNENSSTASLALQLKQERERELACLRGRFDRGNLWSAEKSESSKRKLPEARMESQSQTSPKRPLSSDATAFRPAEDAPAGDRPIKSPSMESSDAPKCEEIDKPSPLKITEPKSPVKAMSVSKLEQLAEKQKDEEYEIEVSVDDEMNSSKVINEIFEVLQEDGPDIEKLKKEMSMSLEGESDEDEQEESLNISSMSLLTPLVESVGPEAFVSPSKSAGEGSSVSDVSLKSEKFQRTKVPRAESGDSIGSMSEDRNLPYSVDAYRSQRFKETDRPSIKQIIVRKEDVTSKLEMKKNGPSDQVNIKKKMQELNNEINMQQTVIYQASQALNCCFDEEHGKGSQEEAEAERLLLLATEKRTALLEELNRLKSEGPHSKRNKAASASTEFAPSRGSVSISEMRLPLKADFVCGTVQKPEAANYYYVIILRSGAENMVATPLASTATSLNGDALAFTTTFTMHDVSNDFEINIEVYSLVQRKEVTSTDKRKKANKSKVITPKRLLTSITSKSTLLTPAMASPGGPNAVRTTNFILVGSHKLSLSSVGNAKFALDKVNFEGEEKELLGYMFQDKVPFLSPLEGHIYLKLKCQVDSLVEEKGFLTMFEDVSGFGAWHRRWCVLSGNCISYWTYPDDEKRKHPLGRINLANCTNHQIEPANREFCARPNTFELITVRPQREDDRETLVSQCRDTLCVTKNWLSADTKEERNLWMQKLNQVLVDLRMWQPDACYKPIGKL; encoded by the exons AAACTCCTTGAAAGAACCCGAGCCAGGCGAGAGAACCTCCAGAAGAAAATGGCTGAGCGGCCCAAGATGGGAGTGAGACCCACATTGCAGACCAAGAGGGTCAGAGAGCCTTTGTTAGAAACTGGTAACCAGGCACCCTTTCCTGGTGAAGAAG TGAAACCTGGTACAAAGCCATCACCATCAAAAAGGCTCTGCCCTAACAATATGGAGAACCAAGCTTCCAGTTTGGAAAACATACAGCCAGTCTCTTCAAGTTCCACAAGCCATCGTTCTCCTGAGATGACTTCAGAGTTGCATGTAACTGCTTCTAACAGGGCTTCTTTGGTTCAGCCccttgagaaaggaaaaacaaacacagagtCAGAAACTCCTGCAGCCCTTTCAGTCAAAACACGTATGCAGAAATTGGCAGAACAGCGACGCTGCTGGGATAGCGAGG atCCCTCTGAATGTGTTCCTCTGTCTCCCCTCCAGTCAAAAGATCTGTCTGTTTCTCCACCTAAGCAGACATCTAATGCCCTGGCAAGTAATACCCCTATTGGGAGAAGAGGCCGTTTAGCTAACCTTGCTGCTACAATTGGTTCCTGGGAAGATGACCTAAGTCATccatctgcaaagcaaaacaatgcaCAAGAACAGCCTGGCACTACTTGTTTATCCAAATTGTCCACTACAAGTGGAGCATCTGCTAGAATCAATAGTAGCAGTGTAAAGCAGGAAGCTGCATCCTGTTCTCAAAGGCTTGTTGAGGCTTCTATTAATAAACCAGCAAACTCAAAGATAGCG GATCCAAACAATTTAACAGAATCCTCAAGAGTCACCGTTCCCTGTTCTAAAGAATCTGAAGTACGACAACTGCTATCAGAAAATCACTGCAGCcctcagaaaactgaaaagcctacacaaacagcaaaatcaACTTTGCCTCAACCAGTTCAGTCCAAAGAAGAGCCAGTCAAAGGAACACATGTGCAACTTGAACCTAAGGGTAAACCCACACCACCAG GGGGATCGGGAATTAAACCCTTCCTGGAACGCTTTGGGGAGCGCTGTCAAGAGCGTAGTGCACGGAGTCCTGCTACAAATACTCCAGGGTGCAGAACACCCATTGTTACCCCAAATACAAGGACCATCCAGGAAAGGCTTctcaaacaaaatgaaaattcctCTACTGCCAGTTTAGCGCTTCAGCTTAAGCAG GAACGTGAACGAGAACTTGCATGCCTTCGTGGCCGGTTTGATAGGGGCAATCTGTGGAGTGCGGAGAAAAGTGAAAGTTCAAAGAGAAAACTTCCAGAAGCTAGAATG gaAAGCCAATCTCAGACTAGTCCAAAACGTCCTCTTAGTTCAGATGCCACTGCTTTTCGACCAGCAGAAGATGCACCAGCAGGTGACAGGCCAATAAAGTCTCCCAGCATGGAGTCTTCAG ATGCTCCTAAATGTGAAGAGATTGATAAACCCAGTCCTCTGAAGATCACTGAGCCAAAGAGCCCTGTAAAAGCAATGTCTGTCTCAAAACTTGAACAActtgctgagaaacagaaag ATGAAGAATATGAAATTGAAGTGAGTGTGGATGACGAAATGAATAGCTCAAAAGTGATAAATGAAATTTTTGAAGTTCTTCAAGAGGATGGTCCAGACatagaaaagctgaagaaagaaatgagcatGAGCCTGGAAGGTGAAAGTGATGAGGATGAGCAGGAAGAGTCGCTGAATATTTCATCAATGTCTCTGTTAACGCCTCTAGTGGAATCTGTTGGTCCAGAG GCCTTTGTTTCTCCTAGTAAGTCAGCTGGTGAAGGTAGCAGTGTCAGTGATGTAAGTCTGAAGTCTGAAAAGTTCCAAAGGACTAAAGTCCCCAGGGCAGAATCTGGAGACAGTATTGGCTCGATGTCAGAAGATCGCAACCTTCCATATAG CGTTGATGCATACAGATCTCAAAGATTTAAAGAAACCGATCGTCCTTCAATAAAGCAAATCATTGTTCGCAAAGAAGATGTTACTTccaaattagaaatgaaaaagaatggCCCATCTGATCAAGTcaatatcaaaaagaaaatgcag GAGCTGAATAATGAGATCAACATGCAGCAGACAGTGATTTATCAAGCCAGTCAAGCTCTGAACTGCTGTTTTGATGAGGAACATGGAAAAGGGTCACAAGaagaagcagaggcagagaggctACTTCTTCTTGCAA CTGAGAAGAGGACTGCTTTACTGGAAGAATTGAATAGACTGAAGAGTGAGGGACCTcatagtaaaagaaataaagctgccTCTGCATCCACTGAATTTGCTCCATCCCGGGGAtctgtttccatttcagaaatgcGTCTACCTCTAAAAGCAGATTTTGTATGTGGTACAGTTCAAAAGCCAG aagcagcaaattaCTACTATGTAATAATATTGAGATCTGGGGCAGAAAACATGGTTGCAACTCCATTAGCAAGTACTGCCACCTCCCTGAATGGAGATGCTCTTGCTTTTACTACAACATTTACTAT GCATGATGTGTCAAAtgactttgaaataaatattgaagTTTACAGTTTG GTGCAGAGAAAAGAAGTTACAAGCactgataaaaggaaaaaggcaaataaatctAAG GTTATTACTCCAAAGAGATTATTAACGTCTATTACCTCT aAAAGCACCCTTCTAACTCCAG CCATGGCCAGTCCAGGTGGCCCTAATGCTGTACGTACTACTAATTTCATCCTTGTTGGATCCCACAAGCTATCACTGTCTTCTGTAGGAAATGCCAAATTTGCATTGGACAAG gtaAATTttgaaggggaggaaaaagagctgTTGGGCTATATGTTCCAGGACAAG GTTCCCTTTTTGTCTCCTTTGGAAGGTCATATATATCTAAAGTTAAAATGCCAAGTGGACTCTTTGGTGGAGGAGAAAGGGTTTTTG actatGTTCGAAGATGTTAGTGGATTTGGAGCATGGCATAGGCGCTGGTGTGTGCTGTCTGGAAATTGTATATCTTATTGGACGTACCCAGATGATGAAAAACGAAAG CATCCTTTGGGACGGATAAACTTGGCTAACTGCACGAATCATCAGATTGAACCTGCCAACAGAGAGTTCTGTGCCCGTCCCAACACTTTTGAACTAATAACTGTCCGACCTCAGAGGGAAGATGACAGAGAGACTCTTGTCAGCCAATGCAGAGACACGCTCTGTGTTACAAA GAACTGGCTGTCTGCTGATACTAAAGAAGAGCGTAACCTTTGGATGCAAAAGCTCAACCAAGTCCTTGTTGACCTTCGCATGTGGCAGCCTGATGCCTGCTACAAACCTATTGGAAAGCTTTAA
- the ANLN gene encoding anillin isoform X2, which translates to MDPFTEKLLERTRARRENLQKKMAERPKMGVRPTLQTKRVREPLLETGNQAPFPGEEVKPGTKPSPSKRLCPNNMENQASSLENIQPVSSSSTSHRSPEMTSELHVTASNRASLVQPLEKGKTNTESETPAALSVKTRMQKLAEQRRCWDSEDPSECVPLSPLQSKDLSVSPPKQTSNALASNTPIGRRGRLANLAATIGSWEDDLSHPSAKQNNAQEQPGTTCLSKLSTTSGASARINSSSVKQEAASCSQRLVEASINKPANSKIADPNNLTESSRVTVPCSKESEVRQLLSENHCSPQKTEKPTQTAKSTLPQPVQSKEEPVKGTHVQLEPKGKPTPPGGSGIKPFLERFGERCQERSARSPATNTPGCRTPIVTPNTRTIQERLLKQNENSSTASLALQLKQERERELACLRGRFDRGNLWSAEKSESSKRKLPEARMESQSQTSPKRPLSSDATAFRPAEDAPAGDRPIKSPSMESSDAPKCEEIDKPSPLKITEPKSPVKAMSVSKLEQLAEKQKDEEYEIEVSVDDEMNSSKVINEIFEVLQEDGPDIEKLKKEMSMSLEGESDEDEQEESLNISSMSLLTPLVESVGPEAFVSPSKSAGEGSSVSDVSLKSEKFQRTKVPRAESGDSIGSMSEDRNLPYSVDAYRSQRFKETDRPSIKQIIVRKEDVTSKLEMKKNGPSDQVNIKKKMQELNNEINMQQTVIYQASQALNCCFDEEHGKGSQEEAEAERLLLLATEKRTALLEELNRLKSEGPHSKRNKAASASTEFAPSRGSVSISEMRLPLKADFVCGTVQKPEAANYYYVIILRSGAENMVATPLASTATSLNGDALAFTTTFTMHDVSNDFEINIEVYSLVQRKEVTSTDKRKKANKSKVITPKRLLTSITSKSTLLTPAMASPGGPNAVRTTNFILVGSHKLSLSSVGNAKFALDKVPFLSPLEGHIYLKLKCQVDSLVEEKGFLTMFEDVSGFGAWHRRWCVLSGNCISYWTYPDDEKRKHPLGRINLANCTNHQIEPANREFCARPNTFELITVRPQREDDRETLVSQCRDTLCVTKNWLSADTKEERNLWMQKLNQVLVDLRMWQPDACYKPIGKL; encoded by the exons AAACTCCTTGAAAGAACCCGAGCCAGGCGAGAGAACCTCCAGAAGAAAATGGCTGAGCGGCCCAAGATGGGAGTGAGACCCACATTGCAGACCAAGAGGGTCAGAGAGCCTTTGTTAGAAACTGGTAACCAGGCACCCTTTCCTGGTGAAGAAG TGAAACCTGGTACAAAGCCATCACCATCAAAAAGGCTCTGCCCTAACAATATGGAGAACCAAGCTTCCAGTTTGGAAAACATACAGCCAGTCTCTTCAAGTTCCACAAGCCATCGTTCTCCTGAGATGACTTCAGAGTTGCATGTAACTGCTTCTAACAGGGCTTCTTTGGTTCAGCCccttgagaaaggaaaaacaaacacagagtCAGAAACTCCTGCAGCCCTTTCAGTCAAAACACGTATGCAGAAATTGGCAGAACAGCGACGCTGCTGGGATAGCGAGG atCCCTCTGAATGTGTTCCTCTGTCTCCCCTCCAGTCAAAAGATCTGTCTGTTTCTCCACCTAAGCAGACATCTAATGCCCTGGCAAGTAATACCCCTATTGGGAGAAGAGGCCGTTTAGCTAACCTTGCTGCTACAATTGGTTCCTGGGAAGATGACCTAAGTCATccatctgcaaagcaaaacaatgcaCAAGAACAGCCTGGCACTACTTGTTTATCCAAATTGTCCACTACAAGTGGAGCATCTGCTAGAATCAATAGTAGCAGTGTAAAGCAGGAAGCTGCATCCTGTTCTCAAAGGCTTGTTGAGGCTTCTATTAATAAACCAGCAAACTCAAAGATAGCG GATCCAAACAATTTAACAGAATCCTCAAGAGTCACCGTTCCCTGTTCTAAAGAATCTGAAGTACGACAACTGCTATCAGAAAATCACTGCAGCcctcagaaaactgaaaagcctacacaaacagcaaaatcaACTTTGCCTCAACCAGTTCAGTCCAAAGAAGAGCCAGTCAAAGGAACACATGTGCAACTTGAACCTAAGGGTAAACCCACACCACCAG GGGGATCGGGAATTAAACCCTTCCTGGAACGCTTTGGGGAGCGCTGTCAAGAGCGTAGTGCACGGAGTCCTGCTACAAATACTCCAGGGTGCAGAACACCCATTGTTACCCCAAATACAAGGACCATCCAGGAAAGGCTTctcaaacaaaatgaaaattcctCTACTGCCAGTTTAGCGCTTCAGCTTAAGCAG GAACGTGAACGAGAACTTGCATGCCTTCGTGGCCGGTTTGATAGGGGCAATCTGTGGAGTGCGGAGAAAAGTGAAAGTTCAAAGAGAAAACTTCCAGAAGCTAGAATG gaAAGCCAATCTCAGACTAGTCCAAAACGTCCTCTTAGTTCAGATGCCACTGCTTTTCGACCAGCAGAAGATGCACCAGCAGGTGACAGGCCAATAAAGTCTCCCAGCATGGAGTCTTCAG ATGCTCCTAAATGTGAAGAGATTGATAAACCCAGTCCTCTGAAGATCACTGAGCCAAAGAGCCCTGTAAAAGCAATGTCTGTCTCAAAACTTGAACAActtgctgagaaacagaaag ATGAAGAATATGAAATTGAAGTGAGTGTGGATGACGAAATGAATAGCTCAAAAGTGATAAATGAAATTTTTGAAGTTCTTCAAGAGGATGGTCCAGACatagaaaagctgaagaaagaaatgagcatGAGCCTGGAAGGTGAAAGTGATGAGGATGAGCAGGAAGAGTCGCTGAATATTTCATCAATGTCTCTGTTAACGCCTCTAGTGGAATCTGTTGGTCCAGAG GCCTTTGTTTCTCCTAGTAAGTCAGCTGGTGAAGGTAGCAGTGTCAGTGATGTAAGTCTGAAGTCTGAAAAGTTCCAAAGGACTAAAGTCCCCAGGGCAGAATCTGGAGACAGTATTGGCTCGATGTCAGAAGATCGCAACCTTCCATATAG CGTTGATGCATACAGATCTCAAAGATTTAAAGAAACCGATCGTCCTTCAATAAAGCAAATCATTGTTCGCAAAGAAGATGTTACTTccaaattagaaatgaaaaagaatggCCCATCTGATCAAGTcaatatcaaaaagaaaatgcag GAGCTGAATAATGAGATCAACATGCAGCAGACAGTGATTTATCAAGCCAGTCAAGCTCTGAACTGCTGTTTTGATGAGGAACATGGAAAAGGGTCACAAGaagaagcagaggcagagaggctACTTCTTCTTGCAA CTGAGAAGAGGACTGCTTTACTGGAAGAATTGAATAGACTGAAGAGTGAGGGACCTcatagtaaaagaaataaagctgccTCTGCATCCACTGAATTTGCTCCATCCCGGGGAtctgtttccatttcagaaatgcGTCTACCTCTAAAAGCAGATTTTGTATGTGGTACAGTTCAAAAGCCAG aagcagcaaattaCTACTATGTAATAATATTGAGATCTGGGGCAGAAAACATGGTTGCAACTCCATTAGCAAGTACTGCCACCTCCCTGAATGGAGATGCTCTTGCTTTTACTACAACATTTACTAT GCATGATGTGTCAAAtgactttgaaataaatattgaagTTTACAGTTTG GTGCAGAGAAAAGAAGTTACAAGCactgataaaaggaaaaaggcaaataaatctAAG GTTATTACTCCAAAGAGATTATTAACGTCTATTACCTCT aAAAGCACCCTTCTAACTCCAG CCATGGCCAGTCCAGGTGGCCCTAATGCTGTACGTACTACTAATTTCATCCTTGTTGGATCCCACAAGCTATCACTGTCTTCTGTAGGAAATGCCAAATTTGCATTGGACAAG GTTCCCTTTTTGTCTCCTTTGGAAGGTCATATATATCTAAAGTTAAAATGCCAAGTGGACTCTTTGGTGGAGGAGAAAGGGTTTTTG actatGTTCGAAGATGTTAGTGGATTTGGAGCATGGCATAGGCGCTGGTGTGTGCTGTCTGGAAATTGTATATCTTATTGGACGTACCCAGATGATGAAAAACGAAAG CATCCTTTGGGACGGATAAACTTGGCTAACTGCACGAATCATCAGATTGAACCTGCCAACAGAGAGTTCTGTGCCCGTCCCAACACTTTTGAACTAATAACTGTCCGACCTCAGAGGGAAGATGACAGAGAGACTCTTGTCAGCCAATGCAGAGACACGCTCTGTGTTACAAA GAACTGGCTGTCTGCTGATACTAAAGAAGAGCGTAACCTTTGGATGCAAAAGCTCAACCAAGTCCTTGTTGACCTTCGCATGTGGCAGCCTGATGCCTGCTACAAACCTATTGGAAAGCTTTAA